The following proteins are co-located in the Cryptococcus neoformans var. grubii H99 chromosome 1, complete sequence genome:
- a CDS encoding transformation/transcription domain-associated protein, which produces MASSAPSTNRSGRPRKSSTATPHPLPLTATPSTETPAPSAAGGGMSMPPPSYTSNGPMSVSDCEFLASQLLEPAVTARKKLEIALELRDSAENNRDFGFYDKYLSIFIPALISILGDEKSITFVKDNVEQRFRHTLLAFLQRLPHTEPFRHHMSSVMELCVKLLKIENEENALLCIKIMIDGLRSNKDQMEPFTEPFLDLVKQMYANIKAVVEKEFGPSGGGPKSVSTQGEGSANGQQSQQQQASSSNHTILPHALHSPKVLTECPIAVVLIFQTYKSIMQTAMLDFYPLVIDSIKIQPEPQRLAHLEAKEKGEIFVGVASGITNREMFAELVKAQVKTMAFLAYVLRGNQGSNRDYVNVFPEACARLLRDCPPEDVITRKELLVATRHILTVDSRSSFIPYIDVLLEERVLVGTGVSSREMLRPLAYSVVADLIHHVRNELPLQQLIRVVYVFSCNLNDSTFSSSIQTMCAKLLNTIIDSIYNKADTNEMSKILKGMFFTFLEKLSAMSDAHDRLKALAARDKGKGRAKEEGDEDVEVTDASDEASDKLIHGWRDIEQAMPVHSVAYANESVDSFCRDSRYLFKTILHTFRTLLSYTRQGENPPPQPDGEVLSRFFECSIKCFAIFDVLNRDPREAKEALELLSEIVLLFEPHVFAEVWTSHMEFFSDISITNNQVFSLLQMVITHESVSHQLVSILLKYLMEKLPEVGRMDKQRATLMLKMFKIAFLAINTYITSNEAVLVPHLQKLIMSSFESAAKAEDSSFYYQILRALFRSIGGGRFEALYKEVLPILQEMLDHLAYLLDHSPDEISKDIFVELMLTVPVRLTNLLPHLSYLMKPLVRALSAGPDLVSQGLRTLELCIDNLTADFLDPTLAPVLRDLMAALHQLLKPIPANREHASAALKILGKLGGRNRRFQEVHDNLEYRLLADRLVVPITFEGTRHLLDLTPLVNSAGKAIDNEADLLREDGLQVLMYSALTIFEKGAPGPEGNATFRTNMTRLFFACDRPIIGERALIFVRDLCRRAFALELGRTDGIEHPIKPGPDHSRRRFLPLTNALSDAFLETLTISKAAEQKGLSDLLATIVMDFKELALSPRFQGVVDGHRSFDRMVTFFALRLVTLCHEEAWSKKMAGVSAISSFAHKIELSRKNIIDLQLDFVRALLYCLRDAPKDVPRSADDVIGLIKHLIRTCQSQDDGKPRIGRLIETFVGELNSQSKLARDAAQQCIEVLAEVTAQTVPELITNIAKVKLLSVDHGPIYSKPLRALPFAMQVGNISAVTYLMDLRPSVVETSEEFIRLLHEVLALADVDDANLVSKPATHKQESWLKALRICCLRLLKSSMATPDFMNKPTQGQLRARIIQVYFKHVYSQNPEIVAVAHEGLRDVLQQENRLSRDVLQKGLRPILVNLADAKRLSVSGLDGLARFLELLTNYFKVEIGVKLLDHFKTLGDHQMLVKAAYAPLDDNHNIARMSRLVNIFRLLPSSAIQYLNDLVANVVEVEALLHQSQPGPFTEYLGRYLDRYHANAVQNLFDNIRNTRYVWTYRNIITSGSAPHLVEEFASRGEALCQLCFSNPEVTDLVLPGLLLVRDLSRVQSSWLSDSEPVLEPMVNVWRMIVNKSRDPKADITGYEFQQIPSLLLEMFMASLEQQQHIPLLFHVVEAYEVRAAFERSHVTFFLYRQVALQESVEYRREVIEYFFSLYEAEDVPWTYKTNALRVIVNPTLRVYFGDPNHDGSLISAQLVRKIANLMWRPLSATTSSKQREDTHLIEVFALTTMLVQHCGAKVNEARKEIFKLAWMGINLLEPTVKLMAYVLAARFMATYDTPVKFVRLTWTGVLRLKDTDNRVLYRQAIDTLASSLSVRDPPPANGTPEWAKLLRTVLIEEGHATNQLVTVCELLVHHPDLFYDYRELYVPHIANSLGKLAFAQAATPELKKLTVDIVELIFNWEKRRMAARDETMDMDEGPKRGADQSAEQGPTKKQRVDRAGTAVSGSSGGGWAAPSQVRELMTAHLLRLVSTSADPVTRNGLTKRALMLFKDILGPKGLPNVHVKLGFFHRTMTQDINPNTRPTVANSTEVIAAVAAAVKDTQWVKANLSLLSKLLEKVWVSPETDLHEVVAPLTEDLFSEMPADEGAEAEPDAKALLVFVQTAVNDGLSASLRSTLSLPGTLFLLKIWLKTHPRVLQSEGISSALLKVLANLIKLHTTSNQPANTANEPDIVRLITSVLDILRDRVNDLREQRKHLYSSITILVDRSLNPVLCRYLLQLMRHWVIGSSDGAAHGKEKAMILLRMMCFESRNDLLFQEFLEVVYDVYQQENLRGSDITHRLEPAFLLGTRSKNAEQRARFLDKLEQNLPRSIDSRLQYLCSLQNWDTLADSYWIPQILSQLLGVADLGQSLTQQPMPRILDLDPIVDMAESACIRHIIRPARNLIHIDVTLSHDLWVSVFSMCWGSLSRSHQLAFTPYLIKLLSKSHLQRQTEMRPNVVQAFLDGIAACTVPITLPPTLVRFLAKNFNAWYVGFEILTRLTDVYRGDDGLRETCASALSELYAELCEEDMYYGVARSRCQFPETTGALTYEQNGLWPKAIELYEQAQIKARNNMLPFSEGEYCLWEDHWILSAQKLQNWENLTELARIDSDADLLLECAWRLSDWASPDREAIDQNLARVIDHPTPRRKTFEAFVALLRSHMAREPPNEFLRVLDEAQQVTLRKWISLPPHMTNAHLPLLQMCQQIVELGEAARVFDSLQMTNQANLELRCNSDLKPIFQTWRDRLPNFWDDISVWSDLLAWRQHVFQAVTKVYHPLVAQPDNATYGYRGFHETAWMINRFGEVARRHGLLDVCSVSLNKIYMLPNIEISEAFLKLREQALCFFQKPEKFNEGLENISTTNLKFFGLSQRAEFLTFKGMFISRLGQNEEANAEFAHAIQTDWNLPKAWAEWGRFNDNLYKDRPENPATGPPEPEPGKPKMTDAQWQESYSQDRAILASSAVSCYLQAAGLYNNHKSRGLLLRVLWLLGLDDSHNTISKAFENYKGDLVIWYWITLIPQLLMSLSHREASHARLVLMRIAKSFPQALFFPLRVSREDFVNVKKQQQMQQRFAAARRAENQAKIAAANAIADASGQPSETKDVKDEQSAANATGIQPSASNGPAMGLAAQTQSPSSQTPRQPWDHVEEIMNMLKTAFPLLALTMEKMVDQISLRAKPASDEDIYRFFSALLADAMQQWGGRSGLPNDDGELNAQTKDNLAKFATNLNGELKVMIEKDFMVEMPKLREYIRRLQRWRDLYEKNLDDRSKTLPLDQGGCNLTEFHHTKFDDVEIPGQYVQHVDQGEEFIKIARFAPRAELGRGHGYCFRRITMIGNNGVTYTFHVQMPAARHCRREERLTQLFRIMNSVLWKRKESRRRSLQIHLPTATPLAPQLRLVQSDSSYVSMQEIFEDFAASKKMAREDTVLTYFDRIKELHDPAIPRNDHRYIQLRAELMEEIRVKMVPETIITNYMIKSMNGPENLWLMRKQFAAQTATTMFLTFVCCLSNRTPSRFYISRKTGLMYMSEILPAFAPGQPLINSSEAVPFRLTPNMQHFATRAGVEGVITGTCTAMARCLTAPEFDLSGTLSLFIRDELLIWHNTYMKDSRLESPLLGHVYKNVDSFIRRVSTMGFIGENRDKSSNAPPVVHAIISLISQATSALNLAQMGETYMPWY; this is translated from the exons AAGGGAGCAATAGAGATTATGTCAATGTTTTCCCAGAAGCATGTGCACGCCTCTTGCGAGATTGCCCGCCAGAGGATGTCATCACTCGAAAAGAACTTTTAGTAGCAACTCGACATATCCTTACTGTTGACTCTCgatcctccttcatcccttATATCGATGTCCTTCTAGAGGAGCGAGTTCTCGTCGGCACGGGTGTCTCTAGTAGGGAGATGCTTCGACCGTTGGCTTATTCCGTGGTGGCCGACCTCATACATCATGTCCGAAACGaacttcctctccaacaaCTCATCCGCGTTGTCTACGTCTTCTCGTGTAATCTCAATGACTCAACTTTCTCGAGCTCAATTCAAACCATGTGCGCCAAACTCCTCAACACTATCATCGATTCAATCTACAATAAGGCGGACACGAACGAGATGTCAAAGATTCTCAAAGGGATGTTTTTTACGTTCTTGGAAAAGCTTTCTGCCATGTCGGATGCGCATGATAGGTTGAAGGCTTTGGCTGCAAGGGATAAGGGGAAGGGCCGggccaaagaggaaggtgacGAAGATGTAGAAGTGACTGATGCGTCAGACGAAGCGTCAGATAAACTTATACATGGGTGGAGAGATATTGAGCAAGCGATGCCCGTTCATTCGGTTGCTTATGCCAACGAATCAGTGGATTCTTTCTGTCGGG ATTCTCGGTACCTTTTCAAGACAATATTGCATACCTTCCGTACCCTTTTATCTTACACACGTCAAGGCGAAAACCCTCCGCCCCAGCCAGATGGAGAGGTTCTCAGCAGGTTTTTCGAGTGCAGTATCAAGTGTTTTGCCATTTTTGACGTCCTCAATAGAGATCCCAGGGAGGCGAAGGAGGCCTTAGAACTTCTATCAGAAATTGTTCTGCTCTTTGAGCCGCATGTGTTTGCCGAGGTCTGGACAAGTCACATGGAATTTTTCAGCGATATCTCGATCACCAACAATCAAGtgttctctcttctccagatGGTCATCACCCATGAGTCGGTCTCGCATCAGCTGGTTTCCATTCTACTCAAGTATTTGATGGAGAAATTGCCGGAGGTTGGGAGGATGGACAAACAACGTGCCACTCTTATGCTTAAAATGTTTAAGATAGCTTTCCTTGCTATCAATACATATATCACAAGCAACGAAGCAGTCTTAGTACCTCACCTCCAGAAGCTTATCATGAGTTCTTTCGAATCGGCTGCCAAGGCCGAAGACTCATCCTTTTATTATCAGATCCTTCGCGCTTTGTTCAG ATCTATTGGCGGAGGACGTTTTGAAGCGCTCTACAAAGAAGTTCTTCCAATCTTGCAGGAGATGCTTGATCATCTAGCATATCTTTTGGATCATTCGCCGGACGAAATCTCCAAAGACATCTTTGTGGAGCTGATGTTGACCGTTCCCGTTCGTCTCACCAACCTTCTACCGCACCTGAGCTACCTCATGAAACCATTAGTGCGAGCACTCAGCGCAGGTCCCGATCTTGTCAGTCAAGGTCTTCGCACCTTAGAGCTTTGTATCGATAATCTCACAGCCGATTTCCTTGATCCCACTCTGGCACCGGTGTTGCGTGATCTCATGGCTGCCTTACATCAATTACTCAAGCCCATACCTGCCAACCGTGAGCATGCAAGTGCGGCTTTGAAAATTTTAGGGAAACTCGGAGGGCGAAATAGGAGGTTCCAGGAGGTCCACGACAATCTTGAGTACCGGCTACTCGCTGATCGCTTAGTTGTCCCTATCACCTTTGAAGGAACTCGTCATCTCTTAGACTTGACACCTTTGGTGAATTCCGCAGGCAAAGCTATCGACAATGAAGCGGATCTTTTGAGGGAAGACGGATTGCAAGTGCTGATGTACTCGGCTCTGACAATATTTGAGAAG GGGGCTCCTGGCCCGGAAGGAAACGCCACATTCAGAACCAATATGACTCGGCTTTTCTTCGCCTGTGACAGACCTATCATTGGAGAAAGGGCGCTCATCTTTGTGCGTGATCTTTGTCGCAGAGCATTCGCTCTAGAGCTCGGAAGGACGGACGGCATCGAGCACCCCATTAAACCTGGTCCCGATCACTCTCGTCGACGATTTCTCCCTCTCACCAATGCTTTGTCTGATGCGTTCCTGGAGACCCTtaccatctccaaagcTGCAGAACAAAAAGGTCTCAGTGATTTGTTAGCGACAATCGTTATGGATTTTAAGGAACTGGCTCTCTCCCCACGATTCCAAGGTGTTGTAGATGGGCACCGATCCTTCGATCGTATGGTAACTTTCTTCGCTCTTCGCCTTGTGACACTTTGTCACGAGGAAGCTTGGTCAAAAAAGATGGCTGGTGTTTCTGCCATATCCTCGTTCGCTCATAAGATTGAATTGAGCCGCAAAAACATAATTGATCTCCAGCTTGACTTCGTCCGGGCGCTTTTGTACTGCTTACGTGACGCTCCTAAAGACGTTCCCAGGAGTGCAGATGACGTTATCGGGCTCATCAAACACCTTATACGAACCTGTCAATCTCAGGACGATGGTAAACCTCGAATAGGACGCTTGATTGAGACGTTTGTTGGCGAGCTCAACAGTCAAAGCAAGTTAGCTCGCGACGCTGCACAACAATGTATCGAAGTTCTCGCGGAGGTTACTGCGCAGACAGTGCCCGAACTCATCACCAATATCGCAAAGGTCAAGTTGCTGAGTGTTGATCACGGCCCAATCTACTCGAAGCCTTTACGGGCCCTTCCCTTTGCCATGCAGGTCGGTAACATCAGCGCAGTCACATATTTGATGGATTTACGTCCTTCGGTGGTCGAGACGTCAGAGGAGTTCATTCGACTGCTTCATGAGGTACTAGCATTAGCGGATGTCGACGATGCGAATTTGGTCAGCAAGCCTGCGACTCATAAGCAAGAGTCATGGTTGAAAGCTCTTCGAATTTGTTGCCTTCGCCTACTTAAATCATCCATGGCCACGCCAGACTTCATGAATAAACCAACTCAAGGACAGCTCCGTGCTCG TATTATACAGGTGTATTTCAAGCACGTTTATTCACAAAATCCAGAGATCGTGGCTGTTGCCCATGAAGGTCTCAGAGACGTGCTCCAACAGGAGAACAGACTCTCGAGGGATGTTTTGCAAAAAGGACTTAGACCTATCCTGGTGAATCTTGCCGATGCCAAGAGATTGAGTGTTTCCGGTTTGGATGGCTTAGCTCGTTTCCTTGAACTTCTCACCAATTATTTCAAGGTAGAAATCGGTGTGAAGCTATTAGATCATTTCAAAACTCTCGGCGATCATCAAATGTTAGTGAAGGCGGCTTATGCTCCTCTCGATGACAATCACAACATTGCGAGGATGTCGCGTTTAGTAAACATCTTTCGACTTCTGCCTTCAAGTGCCATCCAATACTTGAACGACCTTGTCGCCAACGTCGTTGAAGTGGaggctcttcttcaccaatCGCAACCTGGTCCATTCACAGAATATCTTGGTCGTTACCTTGACAGGTACCATGCCAACGCCGTCCAGAACCTCTTCGATAATATACGTAACACGCGTTATGTTTGGACTTACCGCAATATTATCACGTCCGGTAGTGCACCTCATCTCGTCGAAGAATTTGCCAGCCGTGGGGAAGCTCTTTGTCAACTATGTTTCAGTAATCCGGAAGTGACAGACCTTGTCTTACCTGGCCTGCTTCTTGTCAGGGATCTGTCCCGGGTTCAATCTAGCTGGTTGTCTGACAGCGAACCGGTTCTCGAACCGATGGTTAATGTTTGGAGGATGATTGTGAATAAATCGCGCGATCCCAAGGCAGACATTACCGGTTATGAATTCCAGCAGATACCTTCTCTATTACTGGAAATGTTCATGGCAAGCCTcgagcagcaacaacacATTCCTCTCTTATTCCACGTTGTGGAAGCCTACGAGGTGCGAGCGGCATTTGAGCGATCGCATGTCACTTTCTTCCTGTATCGACAGGTTGCGTTGCAAGAATCTGTCGAGTATCGTCGCGAAGTTATCGAATACTTCTTTAGCCTTTACGAGGCCGAGGATGTACCGTGGACCTACAAAACCAATGCTTTGCGCGTCATTGTGAACCCTACGCTTCGAGTATACTTCGGTGATCCCAATCACGATGGTTCCTTAATTTCCGCCCAGCTCGTGCGGAAGATCGCCAACCTAATGTGGCGACCGCTTTCTGCCACGACGTCCTCAAAGCAAAGAGAGGATACGCATCTCATCGAAGTCTTTGCATTGACCACCATGTTAGTTCAGCACTGCGGTGCGAAGGTCAATGAAGCGAGGAAAGAAATATTCAAACTGGCGTGGATGGGAATTAATCTACTGGAACCGACTGTTAAGCTCATGGCTTATGTCCTTGCCGCTCGATTCATGGCGACGTACGACACTCCAGTCAAGTTTGTAAGGCTCACATGGACCGGCGTTTTACGGCTTAAAGACACGGATAATCGTGTTCTTTATCGCCAAGCTATCGACACTCTGGCATCATCATTATCAGTAAGGGATCCCCCACCAGCCAATGGTACGCCTGAATGGGCGAAGCTCCTTCGAACCGTCCTCATAGAAGAGGGCCATGCTACCAACCAGCTTGTCACTGTCTGTGAGCTCTTGGTGCACCATCCTGACCTCTTCTATGACTATCGTGAGCTATATGTTCCTCACATCGCCAACTCTTTGGGCAAGCTGGCGTTCGCGCAAGCGGCGACTCCTGAACTAAAAAAACTGACCGTCGATATTGTGGAACTCATCTTCaattgggagaagagacgtATGGCAGCGAGAGATGAGACCATGGATATGGATGAGGGACCGAAAAGAGGCGCTGATCAGTCGGCGGAGCAGGGCCCAACGAAGAAACAGAGAGTCGATAGGGCAGGAACTGCCGTATCCGGAAGCAGCGGCGGAGGTTGGGCAGCCCCCAGTCAAGTCAGGGAGCTTATGACCGCTCATCTTCTGAGATTAGTGTCAACATCCGCCGATCCTGTGACCAGGAATGGACTGACGAAGCGGGCGTTGATGCTTTTCAAGGATATTCTAGGGCCGAAGGGTTTGCCAAATGTGCATGTTAAATTAGGATTTTTCCACAGAACTATGACACAG GACATCAACCCAAATACAAGGCCTACTGTCGCTAACTCTACTGAGGTAATCGCTGCTGTGGCCGCTGCTGTAAAAGACACTCAGTGGGTTAAAGCCAACCTCAGTTTATTGTCCAAACTTCTAGAAAAGGTTTGGGTGTCTCCGGAGACCGATTTACACGAAGTCGTGGCACCGTTGACCGAAGACCTCTTTTCGGAAATGCCTGCCGATGAGGGTGCCGAGGCTGAGCCCGATGCGAAAGCCTTGCTAGTATTCGTTCAAACTGCAGTAAATGATGGCCTTTCCGCTAGCTTGCGATCGACTTTGTCACTGCCTGGAACATTGTTCCTTCTGAAGATCTGGTTGAAGACCCATCCCAGGGTGTTGCAATCAGAAGGCATCAGTTCAGCTTTGTTGAAAGTCCTTGCCAATCTAATCAAGCTTCACACCACATCTAATCAGCCTGCTAATACGGCCAACGAGCCTGATATCGTTAGACTCATCACATCTGTCCTCGACATTCTTCGCGACAGGGTCAATGATCTTCGAGAGCAACGCAAACATCTATATAGCAGCATCACAATTTTGGTCGACAGGTCGCTTAATCCCGTACTCTGTCGTTACCTTTTGCAACTCATGAGGCATTGGGTCATTGGTAGCAGTGATGGTGCGGCGcatggcaaggaaaaggcgatGATACTCCTTCGTATGATGTGTTTCGAATCAAGAAATGACCTACTCTTCCAAGAATTCCTGGAAGTCGTTTATGACGTCTACCAACAAGAGAATCTTCGTGGCTCAGACATAACACACCGCTTAGAGCCCGCCTTCTTATTGGGTACCAGGTCAAAGAATGCCGAGCAGCGAGCACGCTTCCTTGACAAATTGGAACAGAACTTACCTAGGTCCATCGACAGTCGGCTGCAGTACTTGTGTTCTCTTCAAAACTGGGACACATTGGCTGACAGCTACTGGATTCCTCAAATTCTTAGCCAACTACTTGGTGTCGCAGATCTCGGGCAAAGTCTTACACAGCAGCCCATGCCTCGCATACTTGACCTTGACCCCATTGTGGACATGGCCGAAAGCGCTTGCATCAGGCACATCATCCGTCCCGCGCGTAATCTCATTCATATCGATGTCACGCTGTCTCATGATCTATGGGTTTCAGTGTTTTCAATGTGCTGGGGCTCACTCAGCAGATCTCACCAGCTGGCTTTCACACCTTATCTCATCAAGCTGTTATCCAAATCTCACCTTCAGAGGCAAACTGAGATGCGTCCCAACGTGGTTCAAGCGTTCCTCGACGGCATTGCGGCTTGTACAGTCCCTATCACACTTCCCCCGACGCTCGTCAGGTTCCTTGCGAAAAATTTCAATGCGTGGTATGTCGGTTTCGAAATCCTTACCCGACTGACCGACGTCTATCGCGGGGATGATGGATTGCGTGAAACTTGCGCGAGTGCGTTGAGTGAACTATATGCCGAGCTCTGCGAAGAGGATATGTACTACGGCGTTGCTCGTAGTCGATGTCAATTCCCTGAGACAACAGGTGCCCTTACCTATGAGCAGAATGGGCTTTGGCCCAAAGCTATCGAGTTGTATGAGCAAGCACAGATCAAAGCTCGCAACAATATGCTCCCATTTAGCGAGGGCGAATACTGTTTGTGGGAAGATCACTGGATTCTATCGGCTCAGAAATTGCAGAACTGGGAGAACTTGACAGAGCTGGCGAGAATTGACAGTGATGCGGATCTACTCTTGGAATGCGCTTGGAGATTGTCAGATTGGGCATCACCTGATCGAGAGGCTATTGATCAAAACCTGGCACGTGTCATTGATCACCCCACTCCTCGCCGAAAGACTTTTGAGGCCTTTGTGGCCCTTCTACGCTCGCATATGGCTCGAGAACCACCTAATGAGTTTCTGCGGGTTCTAGATGAGGCTCAGCAAGTCACTCTGCGCAAGTGGATCAGTCTGCCACCACACATGACCAACGCACATCtacctctccttcaaatGTGTCAACAAATTGTCGAACTGGGCGAGGCAGCTCGCGTTTTTGACAGTCTTCAAATGACCAACCAAGCGAACCTTGAGCTGCGATGTAATAGCGACTTGAAGCCAATTTTCCAGACCTGGCGTGATCGTCTACCCAACTTTTGGGATGACATTAGCGTCTGGAGTGATCTTCTCGCCTGGCGCCAGCATGTTTTCCAGGCTGTCACCAAGGTCTATCATCCACTAGTCGCTCAACCCGATAACGCAACTTACGGTTACAGAGGGTTCCATGAGACGGCGTGGATGATCAACAGGTTTGGTGAAGTGGCACGGCGCCACGGCCTTCTGGATGTTTGCAGCGTCTCTCTAAACAAAATCTATATGTTACCCAATATTGAGATCTCTGAAGCTTTCCTCAAGCTTCGTGAACAAGCCCTCTGTTTTTTCCAAAAACCAGAAAAATTTAACGAAGGTCTTGAGAATATTAGCACCACCAATCTCAAATTCTTCGGCCTATCTCAGCGCGCAGAATTCCTGACCTTCAAAGGAATGTTTATCTCTCGCTTGGGTCAGAATGAAGAAGCGAACGCCGAGTTTGCCCACGCCATCCAAACCGATTGGAATCTTCCTAAGGCGTGGGCTGAGTGGGGTCGCTTCAATGATAATTTGTACAAAGACCGACCCGAAAATCCTGCTACTGGTCCTCCGGAACCTGAACCTGGAAAACCCAAGATGACCGATGCGCAATGGCAAGAGTCTTATTCCCAAGATCGTGCAATCCTCGCATCGAGTGCTGTATCATGTTACCTTCAAGCCGCTGGCTTATACAACAATCACAAGTCTCGAGGGTTACTCTTGAGAGTTCTATGGTTGCTTGGTCTCGATGACAGTCACAACACTATTTCCAAAGCATTTGAAAACTATAAGGGTGACTTGGTTATCTGGTATTGGATTACTCTTATTCCTCAACTTCTCATGTCCCTGTCCCATCGTGAAGCCAGCCATGCAAGATTGGTTTTGATGCGCATCGCCAAGTCTTTCCCACAG gcgctcttcttccctctcagAGTTTCTCGAGAGGATTTCGTTAACGTTAAGAAACAACAGCAGATGCAGCAACGATTCGCCGCTGCTCGTCGCGCGGAGAATCAAGCCAAAATCGCCGCGGCTAATGCTATCGCTGATGCTTCTGGACAGCCGTCCGAAACTAAAGATGTCAAAGATGAGCAGTCTGCGGCCAATGCCACTGGGATTCAACCTTCGGCGTCGAATGGGCCAGCCATGGGTCTTGCCGCACAAACTCAGAGTCCGTCTTCACAAACTCCTCGTCAACCTTGGGACCATGTTGAAGAGATTATGAACATGCTTAAGACGGCATTCCCTCTGTTGGCATTAAccatggagaagatggtcgATCAGATATCACTGAGAGCGAAGCCTGCGTCTGATGAGGACATATACCGGttcttctctgctttgTTGGCAGACGCGATGCAGCAATGGGGCGGGAGAAGTGGACTGCCCAACGATGATGGGGAACTCAATGCGCAGACTAAAGATAATCTTGCTAAGTTTGCGACCAACCTCAATGGAGAGTTAAAG GTCATGATCGAAAAAGACTTCATGGTAGAGATGCCTAAGCTGCGAGAGTACATCAGACGACTTCAGAGATGGCGAGACCTATATGAGAAGAACCTAGATGACCGATCAAAGACTCTGCCCCTTGATCAAGGAGGCTGCAATCTCACGGAATTCCACCACACGAAGTTCGATGATGTTGAGATTCCCGGTCAATACGTTCAG CACGTTGACCAAGGTGAAGAGTTCATTAAGATTGCGCGTTTCGCCCCTAGGGCCGAGCTTGGTCGAGGTCATGGCTATTGCTTCCGGCGCATCACAATGATCGGCAATAATGGTGTAACGTACACTTTCCACGTGCAGATGCCTGCCGCAAGGCACTGTAGGCGAGAAGAGCGTTTAACACAGTTGTTTAGAATCATGAACAG TGTACtatggaaaagaaaggagtCTCGCCGCCGAAGTTTACAGATCCATCTTCCTACCGCTACTCCCCTAGCTCCCCAACTTCGTCTTGTTCAATCCGACTCGTCCTATGTCAGTATGCAAGAGATATTTGAGGACTTTGCGGCGTCCAAGAAAATGGCTCGAGAAGATACAGTCTTAACCTACTTTGACCGTATCAAGGAGCTTCATGATCCGGCCATCCCCAGG AATGACCATAGATACATCCAGCTCAGAGCAGAATTAATGGAGGAGATTcgggtgaagatggtgcCAGAGACGATCATTACCAAC TACATGATCAAATCAATGAATGGTCCCGAAAATTTGTGGCTAATGCGCAAGCAATTTGCAGCCCAAACAGCTACGACCATGTTTCTCACCTTTGTTTGCTGCCTTAGCAACCGCACACCCTCTCGCTTCTACATCAGCCGCAAGACTGGTTTGATGTACATGTCTGAAATCCTTCCTG CTTTCGCTCCCGGACAACCATTAATTAACTCCTCCGAGGCTGTACCTTTCCGCCTCACACCCAATATGCAGCATTTTGCGACTCGTGCGGGTGTGGAAGGTGTCATCACGGGAACATGCACAGCGATGGCCAGGTGTCTCACCGCCCCAGAGTTCGATCTGTCCGGCACTTTATCGCTGTTCATTCGAGATGAG CTGCTCATATGGCACAATACTTACATGAAAGACTCTCGTTTGGAAAGTCCTCTCCTTGGTCATGTGTACAAGAATGTGGATAGCTTCATTCGCAGGGTATCCACCATGGGTTTCATAGGTGAAAACAGAGACAAA TCATCCAACGCTCCGCCCGTCGTTCAtgccatcatctcccttATATCTCAAGCCACATCGGCTCTCAATCTCGCTCAAATGGGTGAAACATATATGCCTTGGTACTAA